TGAGGAAACGGCCGAAAGAAATACTGAAAAAGAGAAGTCGCATTTTGCAGGATCGGGGAAACCTGCACGGGGCAGGCTGGCAACCCAATGGCAGGACGGACTGACAGAATTCGCGAGCTGGAGCAGCAGATTGCGCGGCTGTCTCTATTTCATGAGGTGGGCAAAGCGGTTGCCTCCACGCTCGATCTGCAGAAGGTGCTCGAAACGATCATGACGAAGATCAGCGACTTTCTGCGGCCCGACACATGGGCCCTGCTGATGCTCGATGAAAAGACCGGCGAGCTTCACTATGAGATCGCCGCAGGCGCGAACGCCGCCAGCCTCAAGGATGTCCGGATCAGGCTGGGCGAGGGAATTGCGGGCTGGGTTGCCGAGCATGGCGAGGTGATCCTGATCGAGGATGTTGCCAAAGAGCTCCGTTTCGGCCTGGACAAACAATCCTGGCACGCCGGGGCGCAATCGATCATCTGCGTGCCGGTGAAAGGCCGGGGCCGCGTGCTGGGCGCCATTGAGCTTATGAATACGTCGAACAACCAGCACTTCCATGACGACGATGTTCCGATCCTTGCGAACCTTGCTGACTATGCCGCCATCGCGCTGGAAAATGCGCGCTACGTCCGGCGCATCCAGGAACTGACCATCACGGACGATTGCACGGCGCTCTACAACGCCCGGCATCTCAACTTCGTGCTCGACGCGGAGGTCTATCGCTCCATTCGCTACGGTTATGAGTTCTCGGTGATCTTTATTGATCTTGATCGCTTCAAGCAGGTGAACGACAGCCACGGCCATCTGGCCGGCTCCAAACTTCTCTGGCACGTCGGCGCTCTCATCAAGGGCCATCTGCGCCTGATTGATTACGCCTTCCGCTACGGCGGAGACGAGTTTGTCGTGCTGCTGCCGCAGACGTCCAAACACAACGCGCTGAGCGTGGTCCGCAGGCTTCGCGAAATCCTGAATTCCAAAGTGTTCCTCGAGGAGGAAGGTCTGAACGTCAAGGTGACCGCCAGCTTTGGCGTGGCAGGCTTTCCCTCGGATGCCCGCACGCGCAAAGAGCTTCTTTCTTTGGCTGACGAGGCCATGTACCTGGTGAAGAACACCACCCGCGACAACATCGCACTGGTGGGCGAAGGCGTGATGAACTAGCGCCGGTGGCAGATTTCCATGGCATAATCAGCCTGATGCGCTTTCTAGCAGGCCCTTACGCTGCCAGGCTCATGGCGATTGCGGGGACGGCGATTGCTGCCGTTGTGCTGCTGCGGGGCGATGGCTCTCCGGCCGCTCCGGCTCCATCCGACGCCCCACAGTACACCGCCGATGGCCAGCTCATGTTGCCGCGCGATTATCGGGAGTGGATCTATCTCTCCTCCGGCCTCGGAATGGAATACAACCCCGACGGAAAGCCCGGCACCGAATTCACCAACGTGTTTGTCAAGCCTTCCGCCTACCGCGCTTTTGTCGCCACCGGCCGCTGGCCCGACAGAACGATGTTTGTTCTGGAAGAGCGCGCCTCGGCTACTCGAGGTTCAATCAACCGCGGCGGCCATT
This window of the Terriglobia bacterium genome carries:
- a CDS encoding sensor domain-containing diguanylate cyclase; its protein translation is MAGRTDRIRELEQQIARLSLFHEVGKAVASTLDLQKVLETIMTKISDFLRPDTWALLMLDEKTGELHYEIAAGANAASLKDVRIRLGEGIAGWVAEHGEVILIEDVAKELRFGLDKQSWHAGAQSIICVPVKGRGRVLGAIELMNTSNNQHFHDDDVPILANLADYAAIALENARYVRRIQELTITDDCTALYNARHLNFVLDAEVYRSIRYGYEFSVIFIDLDRFKQVNDSHGHLAGSKLLWHVGALIKGHLRLIDYAFRYGGDEFVVLLPQTSKHNALSVVRRLREILNSKVFLEEEGLNVKVTASFGVAGFPSDARTRKELLSLADEAMYLVKNTTRDNIALVGEGVMN
- a CDS encoding cytochrome P460 family protein, whose translation is MRFLAGPYAARLMAIAGTAIAAVVLLRGDGSPAAPAPSDAPQYTADGQLMLPRDYREWIYLSSGLGMEYNPDGKPGTEFTNVFVKPSAYRAFVATGRWPDRTMFVLEERASATRGSINRGGHYQSELRSLAASVKDVKRFPKTWAYFSFNRAAQQARANPPAHCFQCHNSNGAVDNTFVQFYPTLKPVAEKYGTFNQTNAASETQASH